One window of Falsibacillus pallidus genomic DNA carries:
- a CDS encoding lysophospholipid acyltransferase family protein, with translation MMVTFYDFAKGVVSSVFKPLYKIEVIGAENFPKEGGVLLCTNHIHNFDPPVVGICTPRPVSFMAKEELFKVPVLGKAVGNLNAFPVKRGMSDREALRKGLAVLKEGKVLGLFPEGTRSKDGKLGKGLAGAGFFASRSEAYIIPCAIIGPYKAFRKLKVVFGQPIDMTELREAKKSADIVTEVIMAHINELIEKHQ, from the coding sequence ATGATGGTGACGTTTTACGATTTTGCCAAAGGGGTGGTAAGCTCGGTCTTCAAACCCCTATACAAAATTGAAGTTATTGGTGCAGAGAATTTTCCGAAAGAAGGGGGAGTTCTGCTCTGCACAAACCACATTCATAACTTTGACCCGCCTGTAGTGGGAATTTGTACACCCCGCCCGGTCAGCTTTATGGCAAAAGAGGAATTGTTTAAGGTACCCGTATTGGGAAAGGCTGTAGGGAATTTGAATGCTTTTCCTGTCAAGAGGGGAATGAGCGACCGGGAAGCACTTCGTAAAGGTTTAGCCGTTTTAAAAGAGGGGAAGGTTTTAGGATTATTTCCAGAGGGTACAAGAAGTAAAGATGGTAAATTGGGAAAAGGTCTTGCTGGAGCCGGATTCTTTGCTTCAAGATCTGAAGCGTATATTATACCTTGTGCCATCATTGGTCCTTATAAAGCATTCCGAAAGCTGAAAGTGGTATTTGGGCAGCCGATTGACATGACAGAATTAAGGGAAGCAAAAAAGTCGGCTGATATCGTGACGGAAGTCATAATGGCCCATATAAATGAATTGATAGAAAAACATCAATAA
- a CDS encoding flagellar brake protein: MINIGAVLNLEPLRDGQKEKYKCKVHDIQGTRIYIDYPVNIDTDRTAFLLDGMQLSASYILEDNAVYQFETEVLGRAKKNLPMIILHYPGPEEIIKVQRRQYVRVETSVDVNLELKLDGQEVVLSSITEDISAGGCAVLLPQGHNVKKGMTGKVLLVLPMQTGEYHYLNLDAKVSRVWENNRLQIASIQFTDIENLHQQLLFRFCFDRQLIMKRKRVMN, encoded by the coding sequence ATGATAAACATTGGGGCAGTATTGAACTTGGAACCATTGCGGGATGGGCAGAAGGAAAAATATAAATGCAAGGTCCACGATATTCAAGGGACAAGGATTTATATCGATTACCCTGTGAATATTGATACAGATAGAACAGCATTTTTGTTGGATGGAATGCAATTAAGCGCCAGCTACATTCTGGAGGATAATGCGGTTTACCAATTTGAAACCGAAGTTCTTGGAAGGGCGAAAAAGAATCTGCCGATGATCATTCTGCATTATCCTGGTCCGGAAGAAATCATAAAGGTGCAAAGACGGCAATATGTCAGGGTGGAAACTTCTGTGGATGTCAATCTTGAATTGAAGCTCGATGGTCAAGAAGTGGTTCTTTCCTCGATTACAGAAGATATTTCTGCAGGTGGATGTGCAGTCTTGCTTCCTCAAGGACACAATGTGAAAAAAGGAATGACCGGCAAGGTTTTATTGGTTTTACCGATGCAGACAGGCGAATACCACTATCTGAATCTTGATGCAAAAGTATCGAGGGTCTGGGAAAATAACAGACTCCAGATAGCTTCCATACAATTTACTGATATTGAAAATCTTCATCAGCAGCTCTTATTCAGATTCTGCTTTGACAGGCAGCTCATCATGAAAAGAAAGCGTGTAATGAATTAA
- the cmk gene encoding (d)CMP kinase has protein sequence MEKKISIAIDGPAAAGKSTVAKIVAENFSYIYIDTGAMYRALTYHALQNQIDLMDEKALVEALGKIEISLKPGENGQLVFIDSQDVTKEIRFSDVTNQVSIVAKHGGVRSEMVRRQQDFATEGGVVMDGRDIGTHVLPKAELKVFLLASVEERAKRRHEENQAKGFDSDLNTLMQEIEKRDQLDSEREVAPLKKADDAVVIDTTSLSIGQVVEKITDLAQERIG, from the coding sequence ATGGAGAAAAAAATTAGTATCGCTATTGATGGACCAGCTGCTGCTGGCAAAAGTACAGTCGCAAAGATTGTTGCAGAGAATTTTTCTTATATTTATATAGATACTGGTGCCATGTATCGTGCACTTACCTATCATGCATTGCAGAATCAAATTGATTTGATGGATGAAAAAGCGCTGGTGGAAGCACTGGGCAAGATAGAGATTTCTTTGAAGCCGGGAGAAAATGGACAGCTTGTTTTTATCGATTCCCAAGATGTCACGAAAGAAATCCGATTTTCCGACGTGACCAATCAAGTGTCCATCGTTGCCAAGCATGGTGGCGTCCGGAGTGAAATGGTCAGAAGGCAGCAAGATTTCGCAACAGAAGGCGGAGTAGTGATGGACGGAAGGGATATTGGAACTCATGTCCTTCCGAAAGCGGAATTGAAGGTATTCTTACTTGCGAGCGTAGAGGAACGAGCAAAGCGCCGCCATGAAGAAAATCAAGCGAAAGGCTTTGATTCCGACCTTAACACTTTGATGCAGGAAATTGAAAAGCGCGATCAGCTGGATTCGGAACGTGAAGTTGCTCCTTTGAAAAAAGCCGATGACGCTGTGGTAATCGATACAACTTCATTGTCCATTGGACAGGTAGTTGAAAAAATTACAGATTTGGCACAAGAAAGGATTGGATGA
- a CDS encoding DUF5359 family protein, with amino-acid sequence MEMVERWIIKLTIIQLIGLLAAQLFLHHYNWLPQMNRLLLYEGVEKMKYSEILDVLEPQSR; translated from the coding sequence ATGGAAATGGTTGAAAGATGGATCATTAAATTAACTATCATCCAACTAATTGGATTGCTTGCTGCGCAATTATTCCTGCATCATTATAATTGGCTGCCGCAAATGAACAGGCTGCTCCTGTATGAGGGAGTGGAAAAAATGAAATACAGCGAGATTTTGGATGTTCTCGAGCCGCAAAGCAGGTAA